The proteins below come from a single Asterias rubens chromosome 9, eAstRub1.3, whole genome shotgun sequence genomic window:
- the LOC117294481 gene encoding protein FAM166B-like isoform X2 has translation MMNTSMPNSTSWNIKRRRDFSQLKPGTELPGYRGYIEQYKYHVGDTYGNATNKLSENWRTRHSANSTISPHNYFDSKTTFVGTGLSGPNDVEGSGTRRDLKLPKSTGDNKLTEKMVPGYTGYIPRMPFKFGNTYKEDCDVCIDDFMRNTQEHDTKVHTLRKAQTQIKQLRPMAGEDTVIKRLNQYRDRHPTSKIMLEDKRESREAPIPGYKGFIPRQGVSELGLGARYNTICDKSLNTFYDETERHAGNIGRSYVPKTTLPDDQAKASIQLTSENRDVLMQRRLYKNIGMVPKYTGYLPQIRFQFGHTYGDTTRSLPVCFHDQPTYGQHISTVQQSV, from the exons ATGATGAATACATCGATGCCGAACTCCACATCGTGGAATATCAAAAGAAGACGAGATTTCAGCCAGTTGAAGCCGGGTACAGAACTTCCGGG GTATCGAGGCTATATCGAGCAGTACAAATACCATGTCGGCGACACTTATGGCAATGCAACAAACAAGTTATCTGAG AACTGGAGGACAAGACATTCAGCAAACTCGACCATCTCACCACATAACTACTTTGACTCAAAGACGACATTTGTTGGTACTGGCCTGAGCGGTCCAAACGATGTGGAAGGGAGCGGAACCAGACGAGATTTGAAACTTCCTAAATCAACAGGAGATAATAAACTGACGGAGAAGATGGTCCCTGGTTATACAG GATATATACCAAGAATGCCGTTTAAATTTGGCAATACCTACAAGGAAGATTGCGACGTCTGCATTGATGACTTCATGAGGAACACGCAAGAGCATGACACCAAAGTACACACACTGAGGAAAGCACAGACACAGATCAAGCAGTTACGACCAATGGCTGGTGAGGATACAGTCATTAAGAGACTCAATCAGTACAGAGACAGACATCCAACCTCAAAAATAATGCTTG AGGACAAGCGTGAATCCAGAGAAGCCCCCATCCCAGGCTACAAGGGGTTCATCCCGAGACAAGGGGTATCAGAACTAGGGCTTGGAGCTCGGTACAACACTATTTGTGATAAGTCGCTCAATACCTTCTACGACGAGACAGAAAGACACGCTGGTAACATCGGAAGGTCTTATGTCCCTAA gACGACCCTCCCGGATGACCAGGCCAAGGCTAGCATCCAACTAACTAGTGAAAACAGGGATGTCTTAATGCAGAGAAGGCTTTATAAGAATATCGGAATGGTCCCTAAATACACAGGATACCTGCCAC aaaTTCGCTTCCAGTTTGGTCACACCTACGGCGATACAACACGTTCCCTGCCAGTATGCTTCCATGACCAGCCAACCTATGGTCAACATATATCAACCGTCCAACAATCCGTTTGA
- the LOC117294481 gene encoding protein FAM166B-like isoform X1 encodes MMNTSMPNSTSWNIKRRRDFSQLKPGTELPGYRGYIEQYKYHVGDTYGNATNKLSENWRTRHSANSTISPHNYFDSKTTFVGTGLSGPNDVEGSGTRRDLKLPKSTGDNKLTEKMVPGYTGYIPRMPFKFGNTYKEDCDVCIDDFMRNTQEHDTKVHTLRKAQTQIKQLRPMAGEDTVIKRLNQYRDRHPTSKIMLEDKRESREAPIPGYKGFIPRQGVSELGLGARYNTICDKSLNTFYDETERHAGNIGRSYVPKTTLPDDQAKASIQLTSENRDVLMQRRLYKNIGMVPKYTGYLPRKYNIKLCLLINMLMKYLTVVSNLCKNIEMVQDICRVKCKICTSYH; translated from the exons ATGATGAATACATCGATGCCGAACTCCACATCGTGGAATATCAAAAGAAGACGAGATTTCAGCCAGTTGAAGCCGGGTACAGAACTTCCGGG GTATCGAGGCTATATCGAGCAGTACAAATACCATGTCGGCGACACTTATGGCAATGCAACAAACAAGTTATCTGAG AACTGGAGGACAAGACATTCAGCAAACTCGACCATCTCACCACATAACTACTTTGACTCAAAGACGACATTTGTTGGTACTGGCCTGAGCGGTCCAAACGATGTGGAAGGGAGCGGAACCAGACGAGATTTGAAACTTCCTAAATCAACAGGAGATAATAAACTGACGGAGAAGATGGTCCCTGGTTATACAG GATATATACCAAGAATGCCGTTTAAATTTGGCAATACCTACAAGGAAGATTGCGACGTCTGCATTGATGACTTCATGAGGAACACGCAAGAGCATGACACCAAAGTACACACACTGAGGAAAGCACAGACACAGATCAAGCAGTTACGACCAATGGCTGGTGAGGATACAGTCATTAAGAGACTCAATCAGTACAGAGACAGACATCCAACCTCAAAAATAATGCTTG AGGACAAGCGTGAATCCAGAGAAGCCCCCATCCCAGGCTACAAGGGGTTCATCCCGAGACAAGGGGTATCAGAACTAGGGCTTGGAGCTCGGTACAACACTATTTGTGATAAGTCGCTCAATACCTTCTACGACGAGACAGAAAGACACGCTGGTAACATCGGAAGGTCTTATGTCCCTAA gACGACCCTCCCGGATGACCAGGCCAAGGCTAGCATCCAACTAACTAGTGAAAACAGGGATGTCTTAATGCAGAGAAGGCTTTATAAGAATATCGGAATGGTCCCTAAATACACAGGATACCTGCCACGTAAGTACAATATCAAATTATGCCTACTTATAAATATGCTTATGAAATACCTCACAGTAGTAAGTAATCTCTGTAAGAATATTGAAATGGTACAGGACATCTGCCGTGTAAAGTGCAAGATTTGTACAAGCTACCATTAG